Proteins from one Streptomyces sp. NBC_00390 genomic window:
- the tgmB gene encoding ATP-grasp ribosomal peptide maturase yields MTVLILTCREDVTADMVVAELHAQSVPLVRFDPGDLPGDAALTAEYVRGEFRGYLSTGGRVVSMDSVRSVWMRRPSEPAAHAPEPSAWLSLETGQALYGMLDCTAARWMNHPSAAAKARHKPWQIRVAHHSGFPVPATVVTTHPKMARQFADQYRHVVVKSVSGKAPGDPPMALPTTLVPPDADFAGVAAGPTLLQRYIAKCADIRLTSVGDENFAARKVAEPGQVDGRYGETGHSWEPVEVPPRIARAVETYKKLAELSYGAFDFAEDSEGTWWFLECNQGGQFGFVELDTGLPISASVASWLGAAV; encoded by the coding sequence ATGACGGTGCTGATCCTGACGTGCCGGGAGGATGTGACCGCGGACATGGTGGTCGCGGAACTGCACGCACAGAGTGTCCCGCTCGTCCGCTTCGACCCCGGTGACCTGCCGGGCGACGCGGCACTGACGGCCGAGTACGTACGGGGTGAATTCCGCGGCTACTTGTCGACGGGTGGTCGTGTGGTGAGCATGGACAGTGTTCGTTCGGTCTGGATGCGCAGGCCCAGCGAGCCGGCCGCGCATGCCCCCGAGCCGTCGGCATGGCTCTCCCTCGAGACCGGGCAGGCGCTGTACGGGATGCTCGACTGCACCGCGGCACGCTGGATGAACCATCCCAGCGCCGCGGCGAAGGCCCGCCACAAGCCATGGCAGATCCGGGTCGCGCACCACAGCGGCTTCCCGGTCCCGGCCACGGTCGTCACCACCCATCCCAAGATGGCCCGTCAGTTCGCCGACCAGTACCGGCACGTGGTGGTGAAGTCCGTGTCGGGCAAGGCTCCCGGCGATCCGCCGATGGCGCTGCCCACGACGCTCGTCCCGCCGGACGCCGACTTCGCCGGCGTCGCGGCAGGTCCCACCCTGCTGCAGAGGTACATCGCCAAGTGCGCCGACATCCGGCTGACCAGCGTGGGCGACGAGAACTTCGCGGCGCGGAAGGTGGCGGAGCCCGGGCAGGTGGACGGGCGTTACGGAGAGACCGGACACAGCTGGGAGCCCGTCGAGGTGCCCCCGAGGATCGCGCGGGCCGTCGAGACGTACAAGAAGCTCGCCGAACTCTCCTACGGTGCTTTCGACTTCGCGGAGGACTCCGAAGGAACCTGGTGGTTCCTCGAATGCAACCAGGGCGGCCAGTTCGGCTTTGTGGAACTGGACACGGGACTGCCGATATCGGCGTCCGTCGCCTCATGGCTGGGCGCGGCGGTGTGA
- a CDS encoding helix-turn-helix transcriptional regulator — MPHLAHLKQLRLAKDAMDRDWAEPLDIDTVAAHAGYSRYHFVRAFKAVYGLTPGQYLSRRRIERAEDMLRSANLSVTEICSLVGFSSLGTFSARFKKHTGLSPSDYRARHVGRGAALIPGCYAMLWAGGFSPARPEHRNSEEAS, encoded by the coding sequence ATGCCGCACTTGGCCCACCTGAAGCAGTTGCGGCTCGCGAAGGACGCGATGGACCGCGACTGGGCCGAGCCGCTCGACATCGACACCGTCGCCGCCCACGCCGGATACTCCCGGTACCACTTCGTCCGCGCGTTCAAGGCCGTGTACGGCCTGACCCCCGGCCAATATCTGTCCCGGCGCCGTATCGAGCGCGCCGAGGACATGCTCCGCAGCGCGAACCTGTCGGTGACCGAGATCTGCTCCCTCGTCGGATTCAGCAGCCTCGGCACGTTCTCCGCACGCTTCAAGAAGCACACCGGTCTGTCCCCGAGCGACTACCGCGCACGGCATGTGGGCCGCGGCGCCGCACTGATCCCCGGGTGCTACGCGATGCTGTGGGCCGGCGGCTTCTCCCCGGCCCGTCCGGAGCACCGCAATTCTGAAGAAGCGAGCTGA
- the tgmA gene encoding putative ATP-grasp-modified RiPP: protein MKPFAWNYARPAELSPITAAYSYDPHLQLNVLPDGRPAIMDRALLAAAGTTTSKAGSATHFDD from the coding sequence ATGAAGCCGTTCGCGTGGAACTACGCACGCCCAGCCGAGTTGTCACCGATCACCGCCGCCTACTCGTACGATCCCCACCTGCAGCTGAACGTCCTGCCCGACGGCCGACCCGCCATCATGGACAGGGCACTGCTCGCAGCGGCCGGGACCACGACGTCAAAGGCCGGCTCCGCAACCCACTTCGACGACTGA
- a CDS encoding dihydrofolate reductase family protein → MTIVTADMTMSLDGCIAGTDVSADNPAGTGAERLHDWIHSLASWRERQGLAGGEENRDSEIVREWFDATGPVVMGRTMYDTGEKHWGDNPPFRAPVFVLTHRPRPRLVKEGGTTFTFVTDGIHSALDQARKAAAGRNVDIAGGADTVQQYLRAGLIDELQLHVIPVLLGSGLRLFDHLGLQQRELEPVRVEGTSRATHLTYRLTGPLR, encoded by the coding sequence ATGACGATCGTCACGGCAGACATGACCATGTCCCTGGACGGCTGTATCGCGGGGACGGATGTGAGCGCCGACAATCCGGCCGGCACCGGAGCCGAGCGGCTGCACGACTGGATCCATTCCCTGGCGAGCTGGCGGGAGCGGCAGGGCCTGGCCGGTGGAGAGGAGAACCGCGACTCGGAGATCGTGCGCGAGTGGTTCGATGCCACCGGCCCGGTCGTGATGGGCCGGACGATGTACGACACCGGCGAGAAGCACTGGGGCGACAACCCGCCGTTCCGGGCCCCGGTGTTCGTGCTGACCCATCGCCCGAGGCCGCGCCTGGTGAAGGAGGGCGGCACGACCTTCACCTTTGTCACCGACGGTATCCACAGTGCACTCGACCAGGCCAGGAAGGCTGCCGCTGGACGGAACGTCGACATCGCGGGCGGCGCCGACACCGTGCAGCAGTACCTGCGGGCGGGACTCATCGATGAGTTGCAGCTGCATGTCATCCCGGTGCTGCTCGGCTCCGGGCTGCGGCTCTTCGACCACCTGGGCCTGCAGCAGCGGGAGCTGGAGCCGGTGCGGGTCGAAGGGACCTCCCGCGCGACGCACCTCACGTACAGACTGACCGGCCCCCTCCGGTGA
- a CDS encoding AMIN-like domain-containing (lipo)protein, translating to MFNRPRLAAVAAGILLTAGVGATIPASAAASAPQSAPAIALVTNARWGGHGSFDRIVIDVRGKVPPVTVKPVKELRYDGSGQKVPLAGKHFLEIKLSPAAAHNDAGASVYKGPRLIKVWLPTLKGLALTGDYEGVVTFGAAFNAKPAYKVTKLHSPERVVIDVWIPSGCRA from the coding sequence ATGTTCAACCGTCCGCGCCTCGCGGCTGTCGCCGCAGGCATACTGCTCACCGCCGGGGTCGGCGCCACGATCCCCGCCTCCGCCGCCGCTTCCGCACCGCAGTCCGCTCCGGCGATCGCCCTGGTCACCAATGCCCGTTGGGGCGGCCACGGATCGTTCGACCGGATCGTCATCGATGTCCGCGGCAAGGTGCCTCCGGTCACCGTCAAGCCGGTGAAGGAGTTGCGCTACGACGGCTCGGGGCAGAAGGTCCCGCTCGCCGGAAAGCACTTCCTGGAGATCAAACTCTCACCCGCGGCCGCGCACAACGACGCAGGCGCGTCCGTCTACAAGGGACCCCGGCTGATCAAGGTCTGGCTCCCGACGCTCAAGGGGCTCGCTCTGACGGGCGACTACGAGGGCGTGGTCACTTTCGGGGCGGCCTTCAACGCCAAGCCGGCCTACAAGGTGACGAAACTGCACTCGCCGGAGCGCGTCGTCATCGATGTCTGGATCCCGTCGGGGTGCCGCGCCTGA
- a CDS encoding CAP domain-containing protein, whose product MRRRDEQPSKEQVGRRRRTGARAAVPAAGVAAAVITGMLLWSSARDGTPRPSPLPSLRTLDGGTVAPTQAARPTLRAGGRVPASPTPAPVPAPVPEEEVDEVVDLVNARRAEAGCPPVRRNGRLERSATAHADDMATRHYYGHSSPEGRDAGDRISAAGYGWQKWGENIYRGPKSPAEAMEGWMNSTGHREIILDCSFTEIGVGVSPGKRPAWVQNFGKRN is encoded by the coding sequence ATGCGACGCCGTGACGAACAACCGTCGAAGGAGCAGGTCGGCAGGCGGAGGCGGACGGGCGCCCGGGCCGCCGTACCGGCCGCGGGCGTGGCCGCGGCCGTCATCACCGGGATGCTCCTGTGGAGCAGCGCGCGGGACGGTACGCCGAGGCCTTCGCCCCTTCCGTCGCTGCGCACCCTGGACGGCGGAACCGTGGCCCCGACACAGGCGGCCCGGCCGACCCTGCGTGCCGGTGGCAGGGTCCCGGCATCCCCCACCCCGGCGCCCGTACCGGCGCCGGTGCCTGAGGAGGAGGTCGACGAGGTCGTGGATCTGGTGAACGCCCGGCGTGCGGAGGCGGGGTGTCCGCCGGTACGCAGGAACGGCCGGCTGGAGAGGTCCGCGACGGCGCACGCCGACGATATGGCCACCCGCCATTACTACGGGCATAGCAGCCCGGAGGGCCGTGATGCCGGGGACCGGATCTCCGCCGCGGGCTACGGCTGGCAGAAGTGGGGTGAGAACATCTACCGCGGACCGAAGAGTCCTGCCGAGGCGATGGAGGGCTGGATGAACAGCACCGGACACCGCGAGATCATTCTGGACTGTTCGTTCACGGAGATCGGAGTGGGCGTGAGCCCCGGCAAGCGCCCGGCGTGGGTACAGAACTTCGGCAAAAGGAACTGA
- a CDS encoding carbohydrate ABC transporter permease, giving the protein MSHHSTIERTPSPQPAKTDAPGRARTARGRRSTPGRLARLLGSGLVQAVLIVVALVWITPLAGLFLSSMRSESDNATDGWWTALTDPGQLSLDNYTALLKDSDITGAFWNTVLISVPTTALVVVLAALAGYAFAWLEFPGRDAVFLVVVGLLVVPIQIGLLPVAKLFGSVGLFGTIPGVVLFHVAYGLPFAVFLLRNFFAEIPREMLEAARMDGGSEWRIFSRLILPLGRPALASLAIFQFLWVWNDMLVALLFADSDSQPLTVALQSEMRQFGSNIGVLAPGAFLSLVVPVVVFFAFQRHFVQGVMAGSVK; this is encoded by the coding sequence ATGAGCCATCACAGCACCATCGAGCGCACCCCGTCCCCGCAGCCGGCCAAGACCGACGCACCGGGGCGGGCAAGGACGGCCCGCGGGCGCCGGAGCACTCCGGGCAGACTGGCCCGACTGCTCGGCAGCGGCCTGGTCCAAGCGGTACTGATCGTCGTCGCCCTGGTGTGGATCACCCCGCTGGCCGGGCTGTTCCTCTCCTCGATGCGGTCCGAGAGCGACAACGCCACGGACGGCTGGTGGACCGCGCTCACCGATCCCGGTCAGCTGTCCCTGGACAACTACACGGCCCTGCTGAAGGACTCCGACATCACAGGGGCGTTCTGGAACACCGTCCTGATCTCCGTGCCCACCACGGCCCTCGTCGTCGTGCTGGCCGCGCTCGCCGGCTACGCCTTCGCCTGGCTGGAGTTCCCGGGCCGCGACGCCGTCTTCCTCGTCGTGGTCGGACTGTTGGTGGTGCCCATCCAGATCGGGTTGCTGCCCGTCGCCAAACTCTTCGGATCGGTGGGCCTGTTCGGCACGATCCCGGGTGTCGTGCTCTTCCATGTCGCCTACGGACTACCGTTCGCGGTCTTCCTGCTGCGCAACTTCTTCGCGGAGATCCCGCGCGAGATGCTGGAGGCGGCCCGGATGGACGGCGGCAGCGAATGGCGCATCTTCTCCCGGCTGATCCTGCCGCTCGGGCGTCCCGCGCTGGCGAGCCTGGCCATCTTCCAGTTCCTGTGGGTGTGGAACGACATGCTGGTGGCCCTGCTCTTCGCGGACAGCGACTCCCAGCCGCTGACCGTGGCCCTGCAGTCGGAGATGCGGCAGTTCGGCAGCAATATCGGCGTGCTGGCACCCGGCGCGTTCCTGTCCCTGGTGGTGCCGGTGGTCGTCTTCTTCGCCTTCCAGCGGCACTTCGTGCAGGGAGTGATGGCCGGCTCCGTGAAGTGA
- a CDS encoding class E sortase, with the protein MAHFRAVPAALTGALVAVLVGCSSGGTGVSVTPPPPATTGGTPEAVTTKPVAAAPGTTTPGPSPSTTGTRTRPASLSIPSIGVEGLSVVPYKGTTDDWPGTRIQNRGVAASPYGNQGGVGPGETGNYLVTAHRLSAGGPLRNLPSVRNGDSVLVTSGSVTYKYVITDSRQTSFRSERSLAEQRAAVPGHPGKKPTQAMITISTCATPEDDAAGNFWRDDRGNPEHRIDKIGVLREVKPRSSSP; encoded by the coding sequence ATGGCCCATTTCCGAGCCGTTCCCGCCGCGCTCACCGGCGCACTCGTCGCCGTGCTCGTGGGCTGCTCCTCCGGTGGTACAGGCGTATCCGTCACTCCGCCGCCTCCGGCCACCACGGGCGGGACGCCGGAGGCGGTGACGACGAAACCTGTCGCGGCCGCACCGGGCACCACGACGCCCGGGCCGAGTCCGAGCACAACCGGCACACGCACCCGGCCCGCATCACTGTCCATCCCGTCGATCGGTGTCGAGGGCCTGAGCGTCGTGCCCTACAAGGGGACCACCGACGACTGGCCGGGTACACGGATCCAGAACCGGGGCGTCGCCGCGAGCCCCTACGGCAACCAGGGCGGAGTCGGCCCCGGTGAGACAGGGAACTACCTGGTCACCGCCCACCGGCTGTCGGCCGGCGGCCCGCTGCGCAACCTCCCCTCGGTCCGCAACGGCGACTCGGTCCTGGTCACGTCCGGCAGCGTGACCTACAAGTACGTGATCACCGACAGCCGGCAGACGTCCTTCCGTTCCGAGCGTTCGCTCGCCGAGCAGCGTGCGGCGGTTCCCGGCCACCCCGGCAAGAAGCCCACGCAAGCGATGATCACGATCTCCACCTGCGCAACGCCGGAGGACGACGCGGCCGGGAACTTCTGGCGCGACGACCGGGGCAACCCCGAGCACCGCATCGACAAGATCGGCGTGCTGCGCGAGGTGAAGCCCCGGTCATCCTCACCTTGA
- a CDS encoding VOC family protein, with protein sequence MIKGLAISTVWVLDQDRAKEFYTEKLGLEVRTDMTMGEGGMRWLTVGAKDQPDVVLTLMVPAPPAMDPESADAMRTLISKGVLGAGVLATDDIHGDYAKLRERGVEFLQEPQERPYGTEAIFRDDSGNWFSFTQEREGGLDFDKVWAC encoded by the coding sequence ATGATCAAGGGCCTCGCCATTTCCACGGTCTGGGTACTGGACCAGGACCGGGCCAAGGAGTTCTACACCGAGAAGCTGGGTCTCGAGGTGCGGACCGACATGACGATGGGCGAGGGCGGTATGCGCTGGCTGACCGTGGGGGCCAAGGACCAGCCCGATGTGGTCCTGACACTGATGGTGCCCGCGCCGCCTGCCATGGACCCGGAGTCGGCGGACGCCATGAGGACGCTGATCTCCAAGGGCGTTCTCGGCGCGGGCGTGCTGGCCACCGACGACATCCACGGCGACTACGCAAAGCTCAGGGAGCGCGGCGTGGAGTTCCTGCAGGAGCCGCAGGAGCGCCCCTACGGTACCGAGGCGATCTTCCGTGACGACTCGGGCAACTGGTTCTCCTTCACCCAGGAGCGCGAGGGCGGGCTCGACTTCGACAAGGTGTGGGCCTGCTGA
- a CDS encoding ABC transporter permease — translation MAVNAPAAAANPRRRAQRRRRAIAIAFVLPALLLLGALVVYPVLFSIGRSLFDATGDRFVGGENYAEIFRDPATLKAIRNSTIWVVVAPVLLTGLGLVLAVLTEKVRWATAFKLLLFLPMAVSFLAAGIIFRLAYEQDPDRGVLNAMVVSVHDSFTGNSAYPTARAREDQGLAEEPGGSYGTTGTVTPGESISLGFVGVAPDAVPPEATPAQGATRTQAAADEVRGVVYLDFTPGGGGKPGTVDPKENGLPGMTVEALRDGKVAATATTGPDGSFNLKGLAGGSYTVRLPADNFAAPYEGVSWLGPALVTPAIIGAYLWIWTGFAMVLIGAGLAALPREALEAARMDGANEWQIFRKITVPLLAPVLTVVFVTLVINVMKVFDLVYIIAPGPVQEEANVLATQMWLVSFGGGNNQGLGSALSVLLLLLVVPAMIFNVRRFRGSRK, via the coding sequence ATGGCTGTCAACGCCCCCGCCGCCGCCGCGAATCCGCGGCGGCGGGCCCAGCGCAGGAGGCGCGCCATCGCGATCGCCTTCGTGCTGCCCGCTCTGCTGCTGCTCGGCGCCCTCGTCGTCTATCCGGTGCTGTTCTCCATCGGCCGCAGCCTCTTCGACGCCACCGGTGACCGGTTCGTCGGAGGCGAGAACTACGCGGAGATATTCCGCGACCCGGCCACCCTCAAGGCCATCCGCAACAGCACCATCTGGGTGGTCGTCGCACCCGTCCTGCTGACCGGCCTCGGCCTGGTCCTCGCGGTGCTCACCGAAAAGGTGCGCTGGGCCACCGCGTTCAAGCTGCTGCTGTTCCTGCCCATGGCCGTCTCGTTCCTCGCGGCCGGCATCATCTTCCGGCTGGCGTACGAACAGGACCCGGACCGCGGCGTACTGAACGCCATGGTCGTCTCCGTCCACGACAGCTTCACCGGCAACTCCGCCTACCCCACCGCCCGGGCCCGTGAGGACCAGGGACTGGCCGAGGAGCCCGGCGGCTCGTACGGCACCACCGGCACGGTCACGCCGGGGGAGAGCATCTCGCTCGGATTCGTCGGCGTGGCCCCGGACGCGGTGCCTCCCGAGGCCACTCCCGCGCAGGGCGCCACCAGGACCCAGGCCGCCGCCGACGAGGTCAGGGGAGTGGTGTACCTGGACTTCACCCCGGGCGGGGGCGGCAAGCCCGGTACGGTCGATCCGAAGGAGAACGGACTGCCGGGCATGACCGTGGAAGCGCTACGGGACGGCAAGGTGGCCGCCACCGCCACCACCGGACCGGACGGGTCCTTCAACCTCAAGGGCCTGGCCGGCGGTTCGTACACCGTCCGGCTCCCGGCGGACAACTTCGCCGCACCCTACGAAGGTGTGTCCTGGCTCGGTCCCGCCCTGGTCACCCCGGCCATCATCGGTGCCTATCTGTGGATCTGGACCGGCTTCGCGATGGTGCTGATCGGCGCCGGGCTCGCGGCCCTGCCCCGCGAGGCGCTGGAAGCGGCCCGGATGGACGGTGCCAACGAGTGGCAGATCTTCCGGAAGATCACGGTGCCGCTGCTCGCCCCTGTCCTGACCGTGGTCTTCGTGACACTGGTCATCAATGTGATGAAGGTCTTCGACCTCGTCTACATCATCGCGCCGGGTCCCGTGCAGGAGGAGGCGAACGTACTGGCCACCCAGATGTGGCTGGTGTCCTTCGGCGGCGGCAACAACCAGGGACTCGGCAGCGCCTTGAGCGTCCTGCTGCTCCTGCTGGTCGTCCCCGCCATGATCTTCAACGTCCGCCGCTTCCGCGGGAGCAGGAAATGA
- a CDS encoding bestrophin-like domain, producing the protein MSDWLVLALVMAAACAVVLVVMLLSQRRASEEGEAGEKLDETPDVLEYMTMMVGVVYAIVLGLAIAGVWEARGAAQDDVRREAQALHEITRRAQVYPAAAQDALRADIDRYVAHVVHEEWPRMIDNNELPDKGAQLLNTVRTHIAQREPSGELQAQAYQPMLDQVAVADDARHARAANAGETLPGVVWFGLISGALVTIGLIFTMQIGRSPRELLLAGLFSALIAFLLFLVWDFDAPFGRSGTDSADAFRLLFPSAVDE; encoded by the coding sequence ATGTCGGATTGGCTCGTCCTTGCCCTCGTGATGGCCGCGGCCTGCGCCGTCGTCCTTGTCGTCATGCTGCTCAGCCAGCGCCGGGCGAGCGAGGAGGGCGAAGCCGGCGAGAAGCTCGATGAGACCCCCGACGTCCTCGAGTACATGACGATGATGGTCGGCGTCGTCTACGCCATCGTGCTCGGTCTGGCCATCGCGGGCGTCTGGGAGGCTCGTGGCGCCGCGCAGGACGACGTACGCCGCGAGGCCCAGGCGCTGCACGAGATCACCCGGCGGGCGCAGGTCTACCCGGCCGCCGCCCAGGACGCGTTGCGCGCCGACATCGACCGCTATGTGGCCCATGTGGTCCACGAGGAGTGGCCGCGGATGATCGACAACAACGAGCTGCCCGACAAGGGAGCTCAGTTGCTCAACACCGTGCGCACGCACATCGCGCAGCGGGAGCCGTCGGGCGAGCTCCAGGCCCAGGCGTACCAGCCGATGCTCGATCAGGTCGCCGTCGCCGACGACGCGCGCCATGCGCGGGCGGCCAACGCCGGGGAGACCCTGCCCGGCGTGGTGTGGTTCGGTCTGATCAGCGGCGCCTTGGTCACCATCGGTCTCATCTTCACCATGCAGATCGGCCGTTCGCCCCGGGAGCTTCTGCTCGCCGGGCTCTTCAGTGCGCTGATCGCGTTCCTGCTCTTCCTCGTCTGGGACTTCGACGCGCCGTTCGGCCGGTCGGGCACGGACTCCGCCGACGCCTTCCGTCTGCTGTTCCCCAGTGCTGTGGACGAGTGA
- a CDS encoding ABC transporter substrate-binding protein, translating to MSRNITARRTAAAGSAVLALALGASACGGEATGPASAKELSGQTVTVAGVWTGSEQKNFQKVLDAFSEKTGAKTTFVPTGDNVSTFVGSKIEGGNAPEVVMVPQVGVLQQFAKEGWLSPLSKKADATAGAGLAPVWKNYGTVDGTYYGLYFKAAHKSTVWYSPAAFEQAGVGEPKTYEAMLKTGRTLADSGLPAFSVAGEDGWTLTDWFENIYLSQAGPENYDKLAAHKLPWTDPTVVKALTTLGDLFKDKQLVAGGANGALRTAFPTSVEQVFGPEPKAGMVYEGDFVGGIAKDEFGKKLGEDAKFYPFPPVGSGTAPVVSGGDAAVVLKDGKNRKAGMALLEFLATPEAAEIWAGAGGFLSPNKNVKLSAYSDDTTRATAESLVKAGDSVRFDMSDQAPAAFGGTKGAGEWKLLQDFLRNPSNPKATAAKLEAAAAKAYGN from the coding sequence ATGTCCCGAAACATCACGGCACGGCGTACGGCGGCAGCAGGATCGGCGGTACTCGCCCTCGCACTCGGCGCGAGTGCCTGCGGCGGAGAGGCGACCGGACCCGCGAGCGCCAAGGAGCTCAGCGGCCAGACGGTGACCGTCGCCGGCGTGTGGACCGGAAGCGAGCAGAAGAACTTCCAGAAGGTGCTCGACGCCTTCTCCGAGAAGACCGGAGCGAAGACCACCTTCGTGCCCACCGGTGACAATGTCTCCACCTTCGTCGGCAGCAAGATCGAGGGCGGCAACGCCCCTGAGGTCGTCATGGTGCCCCAGGTCGGCGTGCTCCAGCAGTTCGCCAAGGAGGGCTGGCTCTCCCCGCTGTCCAAGAAGGCCGACGCGACCGCCGGTGCCGGACTCGCTCCCGTGTGGAAGAACTACGGCACCGTCGACGGCACGTACTACGGTCTCTATTTCAAGGCCGCGCACAAGTCGACCGTCTGGTACAGCCCGGCCGCCTTCGAGCAGGCCGGGGTGGGCGAGCCCAAGACGTACGAGGCCATGCTCAAGACCGGCCGCACTCTCGCCGACTCGGGTCTGCCCGCCTTCTCCGTCGCCGGCGAGGACGGCTGGACCCTCACCGACTGGTTCGAGAACATCTATCTCTCCCAGGCCGGCCCGGAGAACTACGACAAGCTCGCAGCCCACAAGCTGCCCTGGACCGATCCCACCGTGGTCAAGGCGCTCACCACGCTCGGTGACCTGTTCAAGGACAAGCAGCTGGTGGCGGGCGGCGCGAACGGCGCACTGCGCACCGCCTTCCCGACCTCCGTCGAGCAGGTCTTCGGCCCCGAGCCCAAGGCCGGCATGGTCTACGAGGGCGACTTCGTCGGCGGCATAGCCAAGGACGAGTTCGGCAAGAAGCTCGGCGAGGACGCCAAGTTCTACCCGTTCCCGCCGGTCGGCAGCGGCACTGCCCCGGTCGTCAGCGGCGGCGACGCGGCCGTCGTCCTGAAGGACGGCAAGAACCGGAAGGCCGGCATGGCCCTGCTCGAGTTCCTTGCCACGCCCGAGGCCGCCGAGATCTGGGCCGGTGCCGGTGGCTTCCTTTCGCCGAACAAGAACGTGAAGCTCTCCGCGTACAGCGACGACACCACCCGCGCGACCGCCGAATCGCTGGTGAAGGCCGGTGACTCGGTCCGCTTCGACATGTCAGACCAGGCCCCGGCCGCGTTCGGCGGCACGAAGGGTGCGGGCGAGTGGAAGCTCCTGCAGGACTTCCTGCGCAACCCGTCGAACCCCAAGGCCACCGCGGCGAAGCTGGAAGCCGCGGCAGCCAAGGCGTACGGGAACTGA
- a CDS encoding type 1 glutamine amidotransferase domain-containing protein, which translates to MRVLIPVPDHDFDVTEVAVPWRLLTDAGHQVVFATERAGTVPAADPRLLSGVLFGQLGAEPDARRCYDELTRSKEFADTRAWSELDINAFDGLILPGGHAPGMRQYLGSNVLQQQVAAFWALDRPVGAICHGVLVLARTADAATGRSVLAGRRTTCLPRYMERTAYLTTAWRLGRYYRTYPAYVEDEVKAALSTPATSFDRGPRVLMSRGSATDDTHAFVVQDRNYLSARWPGDAYLFGRRFIGLLEESVR; encoded by the coding sequence GTGCGCGTACTCATTCCGGTCCCCGATCACGACTTCGACGTCACCGAGGTGGCGGTGCCCTGGCGCCTGCTGACCGATGCCGGACATCAGGTCGTCTTCGCCACCGAACGCGCCGGCACGGTGCCGGCCGCCGATCCGCGACTCCTGTCCGGAGTCCTCTTCGGGCAGCTGGGCGCCGAACCCGACGCCCGGCGCTGTTACGACGAGCTGACCCGGAGCAAGGAGTTCGCCGACACGCGGGCGTGGTCCGAGCTCGACATCAACGCCTTCGACGGTCTGATCCTTCCCGGCGGTCACGCACCCGGGATGCGGCAGTACCTCGGCTCGAACGTCCTTCAGCAGCAGGTCGCGGCCTTCTGGGCGCTGGACCGGCCGGTTGGCGCCATCTGCCACGGTGTCCTGGTGCTCGCGCGCACGGCCGACGCGGCGACCGGCCGGAGCGTGCTGGCGGGCCGGCGGACCACCTGCCTGCCCAGGTACATGGAACGTACGGCGTATCTGACCACCGCGTGGCGCCTCGGGCGCTACTACCGCACGTACCCTGCCTACGTGGAGGACGAGGTCAAGGCGGCACTGAGCACGCCGGCGACGTCGTTCGACCGCGGGCCGAGGGTGCTCATGTCCCGCGGGAGCGCCACCGACGACACCCATGCCTTCGTCGTCCAGGACCGCAACTACCTGTCGGCGCGCTGGCCCGGAGACGCGTACCTCTTCGGCCGGCGGTTCATCGGACTGCTCGAGGAGTCGGTCCGGTAG
- a CDS encoding phosphoribosyltransferase: MRFSDRRAAGRELAARLVEKHRGGQLPDPFVLALPRGGVPVGDEVAKALGAPLDVLVVRKIGAPFNPELGIGALVDDDPPLYDEQALAMLDLTPDRLGAQVARERVELNRREDLYRGRRPAPDLRGRTVVVVDEGLATGVSVRAALTAVRADEPGRVVVAVPVCSTEAYLAISTDIDQLVHLHRPLAFRSVGEWYDDFGQVGDDEVVRILRAAFATHRHAATGPTPRAVR; encoded by the coding sequence ATGCGGTTCTCCGATCGCAGGGCGGCCGGGCGTGAACTCGCCGCCCGGCTGGTCGAGAAGCACCGCGGCGGGCAGCTCCCGGATCCGTTCGTACTGGCACTGCCCCGTGGTGGCGTGCCCGTGGGCGACGAGGTCGCCAAGGCACTGGGCGCGCCTTTGGACGTGCTCGTGGTGCGCAAGATCGGAGCTCCGTTCAATCCCGAACTGGGCATCGGGGCGCTGGTCGACGACGACCCGCCGCTCTACGACGAACAGGCGCTGGCCATGCTCGATCTGACGCCCGACCGTCTGGGAGCGCAGGTCGCCAGGGAGCGGGTGGAGCTCAACCGCCGCGAGGATCTCTACCGCGGCCGGCGCCCGGCACCGGATCTGCGGGGCAGGACCGTGGTCGTCGTCGACGAGGGTCTGGCAACAGGTGTGAGCGTGCGGGCCGCGCTGACCGCCGTCCGCGCCGACGAACCGGGGCGCGTGGTGGTGGCCGTGCCGGTGTGCTCCACCGAGGCGTACCTGGCGATCAGCACGGACATCGACCAACTGGTCCACCTGCACCGGCCCCTGGCCTTCCGGTCGGTGGGTGAGTGGTACGACGACTTCGGGCAGGTCGGCGACGACGAGGTGGTCCGGATTCTGCGGGCGGCGTTCGCCACCCACCGACACGCCGCTACCGGACCGACTCCTCGAGCAGTCCGATGA